Proteins from one Luteibaculum oceani genomic window:
- a CDS encoding NAD(P)/FAD-dependent oxidoreductase — MDYVIIGNGIAGITTARHIRKRDSEANITVISKESKYFFSRTALMYIYMGHMRFEHTKPYEDFFWEKNNINLIQAEVTNIDFSTQELTLKGHSNVYYDYLVLATGSKPNKFGWPGQDLEGVGTLYSLQDLEYLEQISAGVSKAVVVGGGLIGVELVEMLRSRDIEVYFVIREGHFWGSVLSAEESEMLNSHFKNDHHVHLKFNSNLEEIIPDDQGKVKSIRIKETGEQIDCEFVGLTAGVSPNVDFLRETELEIDKGILVDEFLKTNINNVYAVGDCVQLKNPPQGRRATEAVWYVGRMMGETLAKTLCGLPTKYSPGPWFNSAKFMDIEYQTYGLISANPQEGESYFYWQHPTEYIALRIAFETDTKKLLGVNSFGFRLRHEMLDAWLREKVSVEEFLAQLKNANFDPEFYDHFEEDIVSAFNLQFGTNIKTKKKSWLQIFQTGNS; from the coding sequence GTGGATTATGTAATTATTGGGAATGGTATTGCCGGAATAACCACCGCACGACATATCCGTAAGCGAGATAGTGAAGCGAATATCACGGTAATTTCTAAGGAAAGTAAATATTTCTTTTCGCGCACTGCACTCATGTACATATACATGGGCCACATGAGATTTGAACATACCAAACCCTATGAAGATTTTTTCTGGGAAAAGAATAATATCAACCTTATCCAAGCTGAGGTTACAAACATTGATTTTTCTACTCAGGAATTAACTTTAAAAGGTCATTCCAATGTTTATTACGATTATTTGGTTTTGGCAACGGGTAGTAAGCCCAATAAATTTGGTTGGCCTGGCCAGGATTTAGAAGGAGTTGGAACCTTGTATAGTCTCCAGGATTTAGAATATCTCGAGCAAATAAGTGCAGGTGTTTCCAAAGCTGTTGTGGTGGGTGGCGGTTTAATAGGTGTTGAGCTTGTTGAAATGCTCCGGAGTAGAGATATCGAGGTATACTTTGTTATTAGAGAGGGACATTTTTGGGGTTCTGTGTTGTCAGCGGAGGAAAGCGAAATGCTAAACAGCCATTTTAAAAATGATCACCATGTACATTTAAAGTTCAACTCCAATTTGGAGGAAATTATTCCCGACGACCAAGGGAAAGTAAAGTCCATTCGAATAAAGGAAACAGGAGAGCAAATAGATTGTGAATTTGTTGGTCTAACGGCAGGGGTGTCTCCAAATGTTGATTTTTTAAGGGAAACCGAACTAGAAATTGATAAAGGAATATTGGTGGATGAATTCCTTAAAACAAATATTAATAATGTATATGCAGTGGGAGATTGTGTTCAATTGAAAAATCCACCCCAGGGTCGTAGAGCAACTGAAGCGGTATGGTATGTTGGAAGAATGATGGGGGAGACTTTGGCAAAAACTCTTTGCGGCCTACCTACCAAATACAGCCCAGGTCCATGGTTTAACTCGGCAAAGTTTATGGATATTGAGTATCAAACCTATGGTTTAATATCCGCAAACCCACAGGAGGGAGAAAGTTACTTTTATTGGCAGCATCCTACCGAATATATCGCTTTGCGCATAGCCTTTGAGACCGATACCAAAAAATTGTTGGGAGTTAATAGCTTTGGCTTTAGATTAAGGCACGAAATGCTGGATGCTTGGCTAAGAGAAAAGGTGAGTGTAGAAGAATTTTTAGCCCAGCTCAAAAATGCCAATTTCGACCCTGAATTTTACGATCATTTTGAGGAGGATATAGTAAGTGCATTTAACCTACAGTTTGGCACAAACATCAAAACAAAGAAAAAAAGTTGGTTGCAAATTTTTCAAACAGGTAACTCATGA